In a genomic window of Agarivorans albus:
- a CDS encoding LysR family transcriptional regulator, whose amino-acid sequence MMDEQAKQAALEAFVCLAKHGNLIKCAEQLKCTEIQVIQRIDQLEKQLACCLFNQHAAPFPLSSAGLALIEQAELIVSRYHELQRHCRHLQLGKSLKLSISYQAWFPSPWLTLLANQLQRFDPLLDLHFSGNSQQHVHFSFSAQSQQNNTQVLSWRPAKLIKVAHPKLVNHQQRFDGHLKLFDIREPQQSNLFIGETLLLDALEAALGWAILPQISVESRLAEGQLKAWSDLIAELPTYLHLSHHCPEDIKSWLLQQQAEYCELP is encoded by the coding sequence ATGATGGATGAACAAGCCAAACAAGCAGCCTTAGAAGCCTTTGTTTGCCTCGCCAAACATGGCAATTTAATAAAGTGTGCCGAGCAGCTTAAGTGCACCGAAATACAGGTAATACAGCGGATTGACCAACTAGAAAAGCAACTCGCCTGCTGCTTGTTCAACCAACACGCGGCACCTTTTCCACTTAGCTCTGCGGGGCTTGCCTTAATAGAGCAGGCTGAGTTGATAGTAAGCCGCTACCACGAACTGCAGCGCCACTGCCGCCATTTACAGTTAGGCAAGAGCCTCAAGTTAAGCATTAGCTATCAAGCCTGGTTTCCTAGCCCGTGGCTTACCTTACTAGCCAACCAATTACAGCGTTTTGATCCCTTACTGGATTTGCATTTCAGCGGTAATAGTCAGCAACATGTTCACTTTAGCTTTTCGGCGCAAAGCCAACAGAACAATACTCAAGTGCTTAGTTGGCGCCCTGCCAAGTTGATAAAAGTAGCCCACCCCAAGTTGGTTAATCATCAGCAACGCTTTGATGGCCACTTGAAGCTGTTTGATATTCGCGAGCCGCAGCAAAGTAATTTGTTTATCGGAGAGACCTTATTGCTGGATGCGTTAGAAGCCGCTTTAGGCTGGGCAATTTTGCCACAAATAAGTGTCGAATCCCGGCTCGCCGAAGGACAACTTAAAGCTTGGTCTGATTTAATCGCAGAGTTACCGACCTACTTACACTTGTCTCATCACTGCCCAGAAGACATTAAGAGCTGGCTACTTCAACAACAGGCAGAGTATTGTGAATTACCCTAA
- the ureC gene encoding urease subunit alpha → MSKMDKRAYAEMFGPTVGDKVRLGDTELIIQVEKDYAQYGSEVKFGGGKVIRDGMGQSQASCAMVPDTVITNALILDHWGIVKADIALKDGRIQAIGKAGNPDIQDNIDIEVGAGTEVIAGEGQIVTAGGVDSHIHYICPQQIEEALMSGTTTMLGGGTGPATGTNATTCTPGAFHLGKMLQSADCFPMNLGFLGKGNASLPRPLEEQLMAGAMGLKLHEDWGTTPMSIDNCLTVAENYDVQVAIHTDTLNESGFVEDTIAAFKGRVIHTYHTEGAGGGHAPDIITACGLDNVLPSSTNPTRPYTINTVDEHLDMLMVCHHLDPAIPEDVAFADSRIRKETIAAEDILHDLGAFSMIASDSQAMGRVGEVITRTWQTAHKMKVQRGLLPEDKEIGCDNFRAKRYIAKYTINPAITHGIAHEVGSVEVGKLADLVLWKPAFFGAKPSLIIKGGAIAAAPMGDPNASIPTPQPVHYRPMFGAYGKAMSETRVTFVSQAALDAKIDETLGLTSRLVACKNTRSIKKQDMVHNHYQPHMEVDSQTYEVRADGQLLECEPAAELPLAQRYFLF, encoded by the coding sequence ATGAGCAAAATGGATAAACGCGCCTATGCCGAAATGTTTGGCCCAACCGTGGGTGACAAAGTACGCCTTGGCGATACCGAGCTAATCATTCAAGTAGAAAAAGACTACGCCCAATATGGCAGCGAAGTTAAATTTGGTGGTGGTAAAGTAATACGTGATGGCATGGGGCAAAGCCAAGCCAGCTGCGCCATGGTGCCAGATACCGTGATTACCAACGCCCTTATTTTGGATCACTGGGGTATTGTAAAGGCCGACATTGCACTTAAAGACGGCCGTATTCAAGCCATAGGTAAAGCGGGTAATCCCGATATTCAAGACAACATTGATATCGAGGTTGGTGCAGGTACCGAGGTAATTGCAGGTGAAGGCCAAATTGTGACTGCTGGCGGGGTCGACTCACATATTCACTATATTTGCCCGCAGCAAATTGAAGAAGCCTTAATGTCGGGCACTACCACCATGTTAGGGGGTGGCACCGGACCCGCAACCGGAACCAATGCAACTACATGTACCCCTGGCGCCTTTCACTTAGGCAAAATGCTGCAGTCGGCAGATTGTTTCCCAATGAACCTAGGCTTCTTGGGCAAGGGCAACGCCAGCTTACCGCGTCCCTTAGAAGAACAACTAATGGCCGGTGCCATGGGCTTAAAACTGCACGAAGATTGGGGTACCACTCCGATGTCTATCGACAACTGTTTAACCGTTGCCGAAAACTACGACGTACAAGTGGCCATTCATACCGACACCTTAAATGAATCAGGTTTTGTAGAAGATACTATCGCCGCCTTTAAAGGCCGAGTAATTCATACCTACCACACCGAAGGCGCAGGTGGCGGCCACGCACCCGATATTATTACTGCCTGTGGTTTAGATAATGTGTTGCCATCATCTACTAACCCAACTCGCCCCTACACCATTAATACCGTAGACGAGCACTTAGACATGCTAATGGTATGTCACCACCTTGATCCGGCTATTCCTGAAGATGTTGCTTTTGCTGATTCGCGGATCCGTAAAGAAACCATCGCCGCCGAAGACATCTTGCACGATTTAGGCGCATTCTCGATGATCGCCTCAGATTCGCAAGCCATGGGCCGAGTAGGCGAAGTGATTACCCGTACTTGGCAAACCGCCCACAAAATGAAAGTGCAGCGTGGTTTATTGCCAGAAGATAAAGAAATTGGCTGCGATAACTTCCGCGCCAAACGCTACATTGCCAAATACACCATTAACCCGGCCATAACCCATGGTATTGCCCATGAAGTAGGCTCGGTTGAAGTGGGTAAACTGGCAGATTTAGTATTGTGGAAGCCTGCCTTTTTTGGCGCTAAACCCTCGTTAATTATTAAAGGGGGCGCGATTGCAGCCGCACCTATGGGCGACCCTAATGCGTCGATCCCCACGCCACAACCGGTGCATTACCGCCCAATGTTTGGCGCTTACGGCAAGGCGATGAGCGAAACCCGCGTCACCTTTGTAAGCCAAGCGGCTTTAGATGCAAAAATTGATGAAACCCTAGGCCTAACTAGCCGCCTAGTGGCGTGTAAAAATACCCGCAGCATTAAAAAGCAAGACATGGTGCACAACCACTACCAACCGCATATGGAAGTGGATTCGCAAACCTATGAAGTGCGCGCCGATGGCCAATTGCTTGAATGTGAACCCGCTGCCGAGCTACCACTCGCTCAGCGTTACTTTTTATTTTAA
- a CDS encoding tRNA-uridine aminocarboxypropyltransferase has translation MSRVRCQRCLRPQSHCLCANIPSCSHRHPVIILQHPSEQQHAKSTAHLACLALDNATIIVGENADDFADLKQQVEQAPHQFLLIYPSQTSQALERLSNTQKAAYTADSSPATILLLDGTWRKAKKLWHLNPWLQSLEQFHFEHAPQGQYKIRKTSIDKGLSTIEAVGYTLNQLEMFDPTPLVGILRALANQQLSAMPAAVKKRY, from the coding sequence ATGAGTCGAGTTCGTTGCCAGCGCTGCTTGCGCCCTCAAAGTCACTGCTTATGCGCAAACATCCCCAGCTGTTCACATCGTCATCCGGTGATTATTTTGCAGCACCCCAGCGAACAACAACATGCTAAAAGCACCGCTCATCTAGCGTGTTTAGCTCTGGATAATGCAACGATAATAGTGGGTGAAAATGCCGACGATTTTGCCGATTTAAAACAGCAAGTGGAACAAGCTCCACATCAATTTTTGCTGATTTACCCTAGTCAAACTAGCCAAGCTTTAGAGCGGCTAAGCAATACTCAAAAAGCGGCTTACACCGCAGACAGCTCCCCCGCCACAATATTGCTACTTGATGGCACCTGGCGAAAAGCCAAAAAATTATGGCACCTCAATCCCTGGCTACAAAGTTTAGAACAATTTCATTTCGAGCACGCCCCGCAAGGGCAATATAAAATACGAAAAACCTCGATAGATAAAGGCTTATCCACCATAGAGGCTGTTGGATACACTCTAAATCAGTTAGAAATGTTTGACCCTACTCCTTTAGTGGGTATACTACGCGCCCTTGCAAACCAGCAACTTTCAGCAATGCCAGCGGCGGTAAAAAAACGCTACTAA
- the torC gene encoding pentaheme c-type cytochrome TorC yields the protein MKNMLKKFWSIVSKPSVHLSFGFLTIGGFVAGIIFWGGFNTALEATNTEEFCIGCHEMADNVYVELQDTVHWKNNSGVRATCPDCHVPHNWTDKIARKMQASKEVYGAIFGTINTREKFLEKRGELAQHEWDRFTANNSLECKNCHNYNSMDFDSMSERAQVQMKMAAERDQSCIDCHKGIAHELPENMNSGEGTLAKLEEMATSGYKKGETYYSVRQLPMFTNAELSEEAGQLNAATAVKVLDIKGDAIQVEIDGWRKTKGFGRVLFEDFAMNINDGFLTKEVAQNDSIMQKGETKEDDLTGLPWQKVSITLWMRNGSLTDSRDTLWQFAKTTYDTACSVCHTQPAENHFDTNTWPGMFNGMLSFVNLDGDTQALVLKYLQKHSSDFSDAGH from the coding sequence ATGAAAAATATGCTGAAGAAATTTTGGTCAATAGTGAGCAAACCAAGCGTACATTTAAGCTTTGGTTTTTTGACTATTGGCGGATTTGTTGCTGGTATCATTTTCTGGGGCGGCTTTAATACCGCACTAGAAGCCACCAATACCGAAGAGTTCTGTATTGGCTGCCACGAAATGGCCGACAACGTTTATGTAGAACTGCAAGACACGGTGCACTGGAAAAACAACTCAGGTGTACGTGCCACTTGTCCAGATTGTCACGTACCGCATAATTGGACTGACAAAATTGCTCGCAAAATGCAGGCGTCTAAAGAAGTATACGGCGCAATATTTGGCACCATTAATACCCGTGAGAAGTTCTTAGAAAAACGCGGTGAACTAGCCCAACACGAATGGGACCGTTTCACAGCCAATAACTCCTTAGAATGTAAAAACTGTCACAACTACAACAGCATGGACTTTGACTCCATGTCTGAGCGCGCCCAAGTGCAAATGAAAATGGCCGCCGAGCGCGACCAAAGCTGTATCGATTGCCACAAAGGTATTGCCCACGAACTCCCAGAAAACATGAATTCGGGCGAAGGCACCCTAGCCAAACTCGAAGAGATGGCAACATCGGGCTACAAAAAGGGCGAAACTTACTACAGCGTGCGTCAACTGCCAATGTTCACCAACGCCGAACTTAGTGAAGAAGCTGGCCAACTTAATGCAGCCACTGCAGTAAAAGTTCTCGACATTAAAGGCGATGCAATTCAGGTAGAAATAGACGGCTGGCGTAAAACCAAAGGTTTTGGTCGCGTGCTGTTTGAAGACTTTGCCATGAACATTAACGATGGCTTCTTAACCAAAGAAGTGGCTCAAAACGACAGCATTATGCAAAAAGGCGAAACCAAAGAAGATGACCTAACTGGTTTGCCGTGGCAGAAAGTATCAATCACGCTATGGATGCGTAACGGTTCACTGACCGACTCACGCGATACCCTCTGGCAGTTTGCCAAAACCACTTATGATACGGCCTGTAGTGTATGTCATACCCAGCCTGCCGAAAATCACTTCGACACCAACACCTGGCCAGGTATGTTTAACGGTATGTTGTCGTTTGTGAATTTAGACGGTGATACTCAAGCGCTGGTATTGAAATACCTTCAAAAACATTCATCAGATTTTTCTGACGCTGGCCACTAA
- a CDS encoding urease accessory protein UreF has protein sequence MTSMAQLQLMRLVSPSLPVGGFAYSQGLEYAIENGWVNNPQQLKSWISGCLEAGLACLDIPMLAALYQACKAQDFAKFESLNLELIASRETLELELEDVQMGNALRTLLSQLDESFTASLSQESMSWTSMFALAGVHWQVALDELADGYLWTWLENQLAVAGKTLPLGQTACQKLLSELLPLLPPARESGLTLPFDQISGSLPALSLASALHETQYCRLFRS, from the coding sequence ATGACTAGCATGGCGCAACTTCAGCTAATGCGTTTGGTTAGCCCCAGCTTACCGGTAGGTGGTTTTGCTTATTCGCAAGGCTTGGAATACGCAATAGAAAACGGCTGGGTGAATAATCCTCAGCAGCTAAAAAGCTGGATTAGCGGTTGTTTAGAGGCAGGGCTAGCCTGCCTCGATATTCCGATGCTGGCGGCACTTTATCAAGCTTGCAAAGCGCAAGACTTTGCTAAGTTTGAGAGCCTAAATTTAGAACTTATTGCCAGCCGAGAAACCCTCGAGTTGGAGCTAGAAGATGTGCAAATGGGCAACGCCTTACGTACCTTGCTTAGCCAACTCGATGAGTCATTTACCGCATCGCTCAGCCAAGAATCGATGAGCTGGACAAGCATGTTTGCTTTGGCTGGTGTGCATTGGCAAGTAGCGCTTGATGAATTAGCCGACGGCTACCTATGGACTTGGTTAGAAAACCAATTGGCGGTAGCCGGTAAAACCCTACCGCTTGGGCAAACGGCCTGCCAAAAACTACTTAGCGAGTTACTGCCGCTGCTGCCACCAGCACGCGAGTCGGGCTTAACTTTACCTTTTGATCAAATAAGCGGGTCGTTACCAGCATTAAGCTTGGCTAGCGCCCTTCACGAAACCCAATATTGTCGGCTGTTTCGCTCTTAG
- the torE gene encoding trimethylamine N-oxide reductase system protein TorE, with protein MSKNNVVEDSPSKMDEWKVFLFIAVVLFPILAVVTVGGYGFIVWMLQIMMGPPGHG; from the coding sequence ATGTCTAAGAATAATGTGGTGGAAGACAGCCCCAGCAAAATGGATGAGTGGAAGGTATTTCTATTTATCGCCGTTGTGCTTTTTCCTATTTTGGCAGTGGTCACCGTAGGCGGTTATGGCTTTATCGTTTGGATGCTCCAGATAATGATGGGCCCGCCAGGACACGGTTAA
- the ureE gene encoding urease accessory protein UreE, producing MLKVYQTLHHYHGPVHHQVVLSYELRKKARIKAQTETKQDIGFFLERGQVLQNGQMLEADNGEVVEIKSADELVTTAYSDDPLMFAKVCYHLGNRHTPLQIGEGWVRFQPDHVLQDLVELYGLRVEQHQGPFDPETGAYHSHLPGHSH from the coding sequence ATGTTAAAGGTGTATCAAACCCTCCATCACTACCACGGCCCAGTGCATCACCAAGTGGTTTTGAGTTACGAGTTACGTAAAAAAGCGCGTATTAAAGCGCAAACCGAAACCAAGCAAGATATCGGCTTTTTCTTAGAGCGTGGACAAGTGCTACAAAATGGCCAAATGCTAGAAGCCGATAATGGCGAAGTGGTTGAGATTAAAAGTGCCGACGAGTTGGTAACCACCGCCTATAGCGATGATCCACTAATGTTCGCCAAGGTCTGCTACCACTTAGGTAACCGCCATACACCACTGCAAATTGGTGAAGGTTGGGTACGCTTTCAGCCAGACCATGTATTGCAAGACTTAGTAGAGCTTTATGGGCTACGAGTAGAACAGCACCAAGGTCCATTTGACCCAGAAACCGGTGCTTATCACAGCCACTTGCCAGGACATAGCCACTAA
- a CDS encoding HupE/UreJ family protein → MKKLLTLAAGLLISLPSFAHEGHHHGLSEGLLHPLTGLDHLIALSLIGLLASQTGKLKLSLAQSVFALIVAAVVASMGFVPPMLETGLAISLLVMAVLVAKVLPKAASLAGLAVCLVAALHGAAHGNEVPAGADMKLFFAGFIASSIALISGGYLLGKAVQKSTYGQKITRTIAGFAGAFGVTALVA, encoded by the coding sequence ATGAAAAAACTACTTACTTTGGCTGCAGGCCTACTCATTAGCTTGCCCAGCTTTGCCCACGAAGGACACCACCATGGCTTAAGTGAAGGCTTGTTACATCCACTTACTGGTTTAGACCACCTAATTGCCTTAAGCCTAATTGGTTTATTAGCTAGCCAAACTGGCAAACTTAAGTTGAGCTTGGCGCAAAGTGTGTTTGCGTTGATTGTGGCAGCGGTTGTTGCCAGCATGGGTTTTGTACCACCAATGTTAGAGACAGGCTTGGCTATTTCTTTACTGGTTATGGCGGTATTAGTGGCTAAGGTATTGCCAAAAGCAGCTAGCCTAGCTGGTTTAGCAGTATGTTTAGTGGCAGCCTTACACGGCGCAGCCCATGGTAACGAAGTGCCTGCAGGCGCAGACATGAAGCTATTCTTTGCAGGCTTTATTGCTAGCTCAATTGCCCTTATTAGCGGCGGTTACTTACTAGGTAAAGCTGTGCAAAAGTCGACTTACGGCCAAAAAATCACACGTACTATTGCCGGTTTCGCTGGTGCCTTTGGTGTAACTGCACTGGTTGCATAA
- a CDS encoding urease subunit beta: MIPGELIIDDGDIELNKGLATVTVDVANSGDRPVQVGSHYHFAETNPALHFDRKAALGFRLNIAAGTAVRFEPGQSRRVELVALSGKREVYGFRGEVMGKLSDEEQA; encoded by the coding sequence ATGATACCCGGAGAACTAATCATTGATGATGGTGACATTGAGCTAAACAAAGGTTTAGCCACTGTAACTGTAGATGTTGCCAACAGCGGCGATCGCCCAGTGCAAGTAGGCTCACATTACCACTTCGCCGAAACTAACCCCGCCCTGCATTTTGACCGTAAAGCCGCTTTAGGTTTTCGTCTTAATATTGCCGCCGGCACCGCAGTACGTTTTGAGCCAGGCCAAAGCCGCCGCGTAGAACTGGTGGCCTTAAGTGGCAAGCGCGAGGTATACGGTTTTAGAGGGGAAGTAATGGGCAAACTAAGTGACGAGGAACAAGCATGA
- the ureA gene encoding urease subunit gamma — MELTPREKDKLLLFTAFLVAERRKNKGLKLNYPETVAYLSASIVEGAREGRSVAELMSWGRTLLSRDDVMDGIAEMVHEVQVEATFPDGTKLVTVHNPIP, encoded by the coding sequence ATGGAATTAACCCCAAGAGAGAAAGACAAGTTATTGCTGTTCACCGCCTTTTTGGTCGCCGAGCGACGTAAAAACAAAGGGCTAAAACTTAACTACCCCGAAACCGTGGCTTATCTCTCGGCCAGCATCGTAGAAGGCGCGCGCGAAGGGCGCAGTGTTGCCGAGCTAATGAGCTGGGGACGCACCTTGCTAAGCCGTGACGATGTAATGGATGGCATTGCCGAAATGGTCCACGAAGTACAGGTGGAAGCCACCTTCCCCGATGGCACCAAACTGGTCACCGTGCATAACCCAATCCCTTAG
- the menE gene encoding o-succinylbenzoate--CoA ligase encodes MSTHSLSTHALQLQSQIRPEHIALSIGQQQLSYQQLYVMVKATAEQLRLQGVTQGSRVCCFGEDPLRMLLLQLASLELAYIFCPLNHHHPLSQLQALSDTVNCQFYWSDLDCSLQQAKRVEFNPHQELSYSVGIELDSEAPMSMVFTSGSSGPPKAVVHCWRNHYYSAQGSQAMIPLKHQDQWLLSLPLYHIGGQAIVWRCLLAGARIVVAQNKGRVFPDLLGSDTTHVSLVPTQLYRLLTQAKFWAHSLKLKHILIGGAACNDSLLEEAISRGFQVYSSYGSSEMSSQIATRHHRLGQSAYQILPHRRAKIHQGEIYLRGKTLFLGYWKNGEILKACEPDGWFNSGDRGLIEGAHLHTLGRSNNMFICAGENIQPEEIELALLQHPMINQAVVVAQQNREYGQCPVAFINAEQKLSKQQLNLFLRQQLAAIKLPIAYFELPAHNSLKPSRNELSTLANHKSSCCDQC; translated from the coding sequence ATGAGCACCCATTCTTTGTCTACCCACGCACTTCAACTGCAAAGCCAAATTCGCCCAGAACATATTGCCCTGAGCATTGGCCAACAGCAGCTTAGCTATCAGCAGCTTTATGTCATGGTAAAAGCCACGGCTGAACAGTTGCGTCTGCAAGGCGTGACACAAGGCTCTAGAGTGTGCTGCTTTGGCGAAGATCCACTGCGTATGCTGTTGTTGCAGCTAGCTAGTTTGGAACTAGCCTATATCTTTTGCCCGCTTAATCATCATCACCCGCTCTCACAATTACAGGCTTTAAGTGACACCGTAAACTGCCAGTTTTATTGGAGTGATTTAGATTGCAGCTTACAGCAAGCTAAGCGAGTAGAGTTTAACCCGCACCAAGAGCTTAGCTACTCTGTCGGTATTGAGCTCGATAGCGAAGCCCCAATGAGTATGGTGTTTACCTCTGGCAGCAGTGGCCCGCCTAAAGCCGTGGTGCACTGCTGGCGAAATCACTACTACAGTGCTCAGGGCTCGCAAGCGATGATTCCTCTCAAGCACCAAGACCAATGGTTATTGTCTTTACCGCTTTACCATATTGGCGGCCAGGCCATTGTATGGCGCTGCCTACTAGCTGGCGCGCGCATAGTTGTGGCACAAAACAAAGGGCGAGTATTTCCTGATTTACTGGGCAGCGACACCACCCATGTATCGTTGGTGCCAACTCAACTTTATCGGCTACTCACCCAAGCAAAATTTTGGGCGCATAGCCTTAAACTCAAACACATCTTAATTGGTGGCGCAGCTTGTAACGACAGTTTATTGGAAGAAGCCATTAGCCGCGGCTTTCAAGTTTATAGCTCCTATGGCAGCAGTGAAATGAGCTCGCAAATCGCTACCCGCCATCACCGCTTAGGCCAAAGTGCTTATCAAATTTTGCCGCATCGCCGCGCCAAGATACATCAAGGCGAGATTTACCTACGCGGTAAAACCTTGTTCTTGGGTTACTGGAAAAATGGCGAAATTTTAAAAGCCTGTGAACCTGATGGCTGGTTTAACAGCGGTGATAGAGGGTTAATCGAAGGCGCGCACTTACACACTCTGGGGCGTAGCAATAACATGTTTATTTGTGCCGGTGAAAACATTCAACCGGAAGAAATAGAGCTGGCATTATTACAACACCCAATGATCAATCAAGCGGTGGTGGTGGCACAACAAAACAGAGAATACGGCCAATGTCCGGTGGCGTTTATTAACGCAGAACAAAAGCTTAGTAAGCAGCAGCTGAATCTGTTTTTACGTCAGCAGCTTGCGGCGATCAAACTACCGATCGCCTATTTTGAATTACCAGCTCACAACTCGCTGAAACCTTCGCGCAACGAGTTGAGCACCTTGGCTAATCACAAGTCTAGTTGTTGTGACCAGTGTTGA
- a CDS encoding LysR family transcriptional regulator, which yields MRMQHTDIGLLSRFVKAYEQRHHYPEMTSSSSRRKIFSDLEQSLNCTLFDPDYSRLNEQGQQLYQRAKQLQLQLDNFLQSPVDKPQPQQIVIGLDEFVPSQSLLQCYPRFISELSLQQLKLVQLSSRQLQQQLVNGNIDIALRVAQQNKPPKTHSRRYCNLSLALACAARHSLSKHQQLSAEQLQRHRQLCLSHLPLELQLNRVSCWQLSHREMLHDLLVLGMGWAIAPRHWLESSFRNGSLIELHLSNYFSPTKLEIEILWLNSQHDSQVAQCLNLLSLSAYDG from the coding sequence ATGAGAATGCAGCACACGGATATTGGCTTGCTCAGCCGGTTTGTTAAAGCCTATGAGCAACGCCACCATTACCCAGAGATGACCAGCTCTAGTAGTAGAAGAAAGATTTTCTCCGACTTAGAGCAATCATTAAACTGCACGCTATTCGACCCCGACTACAGCCGCTTAAACGAACAAGGCCAGCAGCTTTACCAGCGCGCTAAGCAACTACAACTGCAACTAGATAACTTTCTGCAAAGCCCGGTAGATAAACCACAACCTCAACAAATCGTGATTGGTTTAGATGAATTTGTACCTAGCCAAAGCTTATTACAATGTTACCCGCGCTTTATTAGCGAGCTCTCACTGCAACAACTAAAACTAGTGCAATTAAGTAGCCGCCAACTCCAGCAGCAATTGGTTAATGGTAATATCGACATAGCACTGCGAGTGGCGCAGCAAAACAAGCCGCCTAAAACTCATTCGCGTCGCTACTGTAATTTAAGTTTGGCTCTGGCCTGCGCTGCTCGCCATAGTTTGAGCAAACATCAGCAGCTCAGCGCCGAGCAGCTACAGCGCCATCGTCAACTGTGTTTAAGCCATTTGCCCTTAGAGTTACAACTTAATCGAGTAAGCTGCTGGCAGCTCAGTCACCGTGAAATGCTGCACGATTTGCTAGTACTTGGAATGGGCTGGGCCATCGCTCCACGTCATTGGTTGGAGTCCAGTTTTCGTAATGGCAGCTTAATAGAATTACACCTAAGTAATTACTTCTCACCAACCAAGTTAGAAATAGAAATCCTTTGGCTAAATAGCCAGCACGACAGCCAAGTAGCGCAGTGCTTAAACCTGTTAAGTTTGAGTGCCTATGATGGATGA